Within Micromonospora narathiwatensis, the genomic segment TCACCCGGATCGCGGTGCTCGACTCGACGCTGTCGGGGTTCGGGCTTGAGGACGCCTACACCCTGAGCTTCCACTTCCTGTTCAACGCCGCGCCCGCGCCCATCCCCGAGCGGATCCTCGACGACAAGGACGTGCCGACCTACCTCGGCATGATCTTCGACTTCAGCGTCAACCGCGCCGCCATCGACCGGGAGGTCTACTACCGCTTCTACCGGGACCCGGCCGACCGGACCGCCGGCTACAACTACTACCGGGCGTACGCCGGGGACGCGGAGAACAACCGGGCGAACGCGTCCCGGCGGCTGACCATGCCGGTCCTGGCGATGGGCTCGGCGGCCACGTTCGGCCCGGCGGTGGCGGGGTCGTTCCGGCAGGTCGCCGACGACGTACGCGAGGTCGTGGCGCCCGACTCGGGCCACTTCATCCCCGAGGAGAACCCGCAGTTCCTGGTCTCCTGCGTGAACCTGTTCACCGGTGTGACGGCCACCCCGCCGTCTGCGGACCTCGCCAACTGCGCCGCCTGATCACCCCGCGCCGGGCGTGAACCCGACCCGGCCGCCACGCGCCAGCCGCGCGTGGCGGCCGGGTCGCGTATCCGGCCCGCCGGCACCGGTCAGCCGACCCCGCCCCGGAGCACGCCGGTCAGCCGACCCCGCCCCGGAGCACGCCGGTCAGCCGGCCTCGTCCGGTGCGTGGGGCGGCGCGAGGTCCGCCGCCCGGCGCGGCCACTGCGCCACCAGGTCCAGGCGGGCCGAGACGAGGGCCAGGTGGATCCGGCCCGGCCAGGCGTCGACGGCCGGATCCCGGCACAGGTCGGTCGACCAGTCCATCGGCACACAGCCGGCGACCACCAGGCCGGCCTCCGTCCGGATCCGACCGCCGAACTCGACGAGGCGGTCCCACCACCCGGCCCGGCCGGGAAGCAGCAGCACGCCGTCCACGCCCCGGCGGCGTAGCGCGGCCACCTCGCGCAGCGCGTCGTCCTCGGCCACCGGGTCCGGCGCCGCCAGGGCCACGAACCGCAGCGCGTGCGGTCCCGGGGCCAGCAGCCGCCCCGGCGCGCCCGCCGCCCACCCGCCGTCCACCGGCCGGGGCCCGCCCGGCGACGGTTCGAGCCACCCGGCCGGTACGAGACGTGGCCCGTCCCCGCCGGACGGGCCGGACGCGGATGCGCCGACGCCGACCAACCGGTGCGGCAGGCGTGACCCGCGCGCGGTGAACGGCTCGGCGACAGCGTGCCGGGCGGGGGCGTCCGGGTCGACGCCGGCGGCCCGCCGGTACACCGTTTCGGCCTCGGCGATCCGCGTCGGGCAGCGCCGCCGCAGACCGAGGTGGCTGACCGCCGTCGTGCGGGTGATGAAGTGCATGCCGAACTGGGCCGGCGGCAGGTGCATCCGCCGCCCGTACGTCTCCCACCACCGCATGCTCGGCCCGGCCAAACGCTGCACCCGCGCCACCGCCGGCCGCCGGTCCCGCTCGTACGCGTCGAAGGCGGCGGTGACGGTGTCGTGCTCGCGCAGCGCGCCGGCCAACGCCATCGCGTCGGCGAGCGCCATCGTGGTGCCGGACGCCACGGTGAAGTGGGCGGTGTGCGCGGCGTCGCCGATGAGCACCCGGTTGCCGTCCGACCAGCGCCGGTTCGTCACGACGTCGAACCGGGACCAGCGGCTCCGGTTGCTGACCAGGCCGGCGCCGAGGTGGCCGGCGAAGACGTCGTCCAGCAGCGCCAGCCCGGCCGGGCCGATCTCGCCCGGCGCCCCGCCGGCGCGGTGCGCCGCGTCGAGTCCGGCCCGGCGCCAGGTACCGTCGTCGAGTTCCACCACGACGGTGCTCAGGCCGCCGCCGCAGGAGTACGCGTGGGCGGCCATCGGTCCGTGCTCGGTGGGGACGAAGAACATGGTGGCGGCGTCGCCGAGATCCGCGGTGGTGCCCAGCCAGATGTAGCGCGCGGCGCCGGTGTGCACGGTCGTGCCGAACGCCGCCGCCCGCGCCGTACGGTGGACCGAGCGCGCCCCGTCCGCGAGGACGACCACGTCCGCGTCCAGTTCGTCGGCGCGGGCCTGGCGTCCGTGGTGGACACGCGCGCCGGCGGCGCGCGCCTCCTCGGTCAGGACGGCCAGCACGGCGCCGCGGGAGACGGTGACGACCGGGAAGCCGTCGTATCGCAGCCGCCCGCCGGGCAGCCGCAGCTCCACACCGGACAGCGGCCGGGCGACGCGACCGATCCGGTCGGCGACGAGGGGATCGTGGCCGGCCAACTGCCGCATCGTCCGGTCCGACAGGGCGATGCCGAAGCCGCCGGCCCCGCCGGGATCGCTGCGCTCGTAGACGTCGATCTCCGCCCCGGGCCAGGCGCGGCCGAGCAGCCGGGACAGGAAGAGCCCGGCGGGGCCGGCACCGATGATCGCCACCCGCGTCGCGCCCATGTTCTCCCGCACCGTCCGTCGCCTGTGGGTGGGCCGGTACCGCGCCGTCTCCCGCAACGGACGCGGCCCGGCCCGATCGGAATCGTGGCAGCCGCCGGCCGCCGGCCGCATCTTCCGTGATGCGCACCGGACCGGCGCGTCGGCCGCCGGGGCGGGCGGCCGCCGGGGGCGTCGGGGCAGGCCGCCGGCCCGGGCGTCGGGCGTCACCGACGCGGCGCACTCACGAAGGTGCCCGGCACCGGCCGCCCCGATCACGATCGGTTCGTCCCCGCAGCCCGCCGCGTCGCCGGCGCGTACGGCCGGACTCCCCGAGCCTGGCCGAAAGGAGAACCATGGGCACCGATCGGCACGTGGCGATGACGGAGGCCGACTACCTCCGGCTGCTGGTGCACGGCACGACCGCGTTCGAACTGCTCCGCACCGCCCTGGAACTCGACCTCTTCGAGCACCTGGAGCACGCGGGCGGGATGACCGTGCGGCGGCTGTCGGAGGCGCTGGGCATCGAGGAACAGCCGGCCCGCGTCATGCTGCTCGGGCTCTGCGCGCTGCGGCTGGTCGACAAGCGCGGTGCGGCGTACGTCAACGCCGACATGACCCGCCGGAAGCTGCTCCGGTCGAGTCCCCGGTTCCTCGGTCCGCTGGTCGACGTACAGGCGAAGGTGATCAACCAGGCGCTGCCCGACCTCGCCGAGGCCGTACGCCGGGACACCAACGTCGGCCTGCGGCACCTGCCCGGCCCCGGGTCCACCCTGTACGAACGGCTCACCGCCCACCCGGAGTTGCAGCACGTCTTCTACGCGAACATGGGCGACGCCTCGCGCAAGGCCCTCGCCCCGCTGTTGGACAGCTACGACTTCAGCGGCATCCGGCACGCGGTCGACGTGGGCGGCGGTGACGGCACCAACGCCGTCCACCTCGCCCGGCGCTACCCGCACCTCACGGTCACCGTCTTCGACCAGGAGAGCGTCACCCGGCTGGCCGCCGACCGCATCGACGACCCGGACCTGCGTCGGCGGGTCCGCTTCCACGCTGGCGACATCATGACCGAGCCGCTGCCCGAGGGCGCCGACGCCGTGCTCGTGTTCCACATCTTCGAGATCTGGTCCCTCGAACGGAACACGGAGCTGCTGCGCCGGTGCCGGGCGGCGCTGCCGGACGGCGGGGTCTGCCTGATCTACAACTTCGTCTCGAACGACGAGGGCACCGGTTCGATGAGTGCCGGGCTGGTGTCCCCCTACTTCCTCACGCTCGCCTCCGGCGAGGGCATGGCGTACTCGGCCGGGGACATGGAGCGGGCCGCGCTCGACGCCGGCTTCTCCCACGTCGAGCGGTACGAGGGCCTGGGATTCAGTCACGCACTCGTCGTCGGCCGCCGATAGGGCGCCGCCCCGGCCGCGCACCGGCCACCGCGTCCGGTGCGCTCGCGACGCGTCAAGGAGAGAGCCCTCATGACCTCATCCGAACCCATCGCCATCGTGGGCATGGCCTGCCGGTTCGCCGGTGACGTCGATTCACCCGACCGGTTCTGGGCGTTGCTGCGCGACGGCCGGGACACGGTCGGCGAGATTCCCGACGATCGCTGGAGCTGGTACGCCGGCCAGAGCCCGGAGCACGCGGAGGCGGTGGCGGGGGCGACCCGGCGGGGCTCCTTCCTGACCGACATCGCCGGCTTCGACGCCGACTTCTTCGAGATCACGCCGCGCGAGGCGGCGCTGATGGACCCGCAGCAGCGCATCGTGCTGGAGCTGGCCTGGGAGGCGCTGGAGCACGCCGGGATCCCGCCGAGAGGACTGGCGGGCAGCGACGCGGGCGTGTTCATGGGAGTCGGCACGGACGACTACGGGCGGCGGCTGCTGGAGGACCTGCCCCGCGTCGAGGCGTGGACCGGCATCGGGGGCGCCTACTGCGCCGTCGCGAACCGGGTGTCGTACGTGCTGGACCTGCACGGGCCGAGCATGACCGTGGACACCGCCTGCTCGTCGTCCCTGGTCGCCATCCACCTGGCCGCCCAGGCGCTGCGGGCCGGCGAGTGCGACCTCGCCCTCGCCGGCGGCGTGCTGGTGATGGCGGCCCCCGGCCTGACCCTCGTCCTCGACGCGGCCGGGGCCACCGCGCCGGACGGGCGCTGCAAGTCCTTCGACGCCGCCGCCGACGGTTACGGCCGTGGCGAGGGCGGCGGCGTCGTGGTGCTCAAGCGCCTCGACGACGCCCGCCGCGACAACGACCGGATCCTGGCCGTCGTCCGCGGCAGCGCCGTACGGCAGGACGGGCGCACCAACGGCATCATGGCGCCGAACGGGCCGGCGCAGGCGGAGCTGATGCGCCGGGCGTGCCGGGACGCCGGCATCGACCCGCGGACCGTCGACTACGTCGAGGCGCACGGCACCGGCACCCCGGTCGGCGACCCGCTGGAGGCGGGCGCCCTCGCCTCGGTGTTCGGCGCCGGGCGGCCCGCCGACCGGCCGCTGCTGATCGGGTCGGTCAAGCCGAACATCGGTCACCTGGAGGCCGGCGCGGGCGTGGCCGGCGTGATCAAGACGGTGCTCGCCCTCGGGCACGGCGAACTGCCGCCGAGCCTGCGCGTCGCCCACCCCAACCCCGCCATCGACTGGGAGAGCGCCGGGCTGCGGGTGGTGACCGAGGTGACCCGGTGGCCACGGGAGGACGACGCGCCCCGCCGGGCGGCGGTCTCCGGCTACGGGTACGGCGGCACCATCGCCCACCTCGTCATCGACGGACCCGAGCCGCCGGTGGACCGGGACCGGGAACCCGAACGCGCCGGGCCGCGCCTGTACCCGCTGTCGGGCGCCGCCCCCGCCGCGCTCCGGCAGTACGCCGACCGCCTCGCCGACCGCCTCGCCACCGAACCGGGGCCGGACCTCACCGACGTGGGCCACACCCTCGCCCGCCGGCGCGGCCACCTGCCCCACCGCTGCGCCGTCGTCGCCGACGGACGGGCCGACCTGGTCCAGCGGCTGCGGGCGTACGCGGAGACCGGGCGCGGTGGTGTCTCC encodes:
- a CDS encoding FAD-dependent monooxygenase, with protein sequence MRENMGATRVAIIGAGPAGLFLSRLLGRAWPGAEIDVYERSDPGGAGGFGIALSDRTMRQLAGHDPLVADRIGRVARPLSGVELRLPGGRLRYDGFPVVTVSRGAVLAVLTEEARAAGARVHHGRQARADELDADVVVLADGARSVHRTARAAAFGTTVHTGAARYIWLGTTADLGDAATMFFVPTEHGPMAAHAYSCGGGLSTVVVELDDGTWRRAGLDAAHRAGGAPGEIGPAGLALLDDVFAGHLGAGLVSNRSRWSRFDVVTNRRWSDGNRVLIGDAAHTAHFTVASGTTMALADAMALAGALREHDTVTAAFDAYERDRRPAVARVQRLAGPSMRWWETYGRRMHLPPAQFGMHFITRTTAVSHLGLRRRCPTRIAEAETVYRRAAGVDPDAPARHAVAEPFTARGSRLPHRLVGVGASASGPSGGDGPRLVPAGWLEPSPGGPRPVDGGWAAGAPGRLLAPGPHALRFVALAAPDPVAEDDALREVAALRRRGVDGVLLLPGRAGWWDRLVEFGGRIRTEAGLVVAGCVPMDWSTDLCRDPAVDAWPGRIHLALVSARLDLVAQWPRRAADLAPPHAPDEAG
- a CDS encoding methyltransferase, which encodes MGTDRHVAMTEADYLRLLVHGTTAFELLRTALELDLFEHLEHAGGMTVRRLSEALGIEEQPARVMLLGLCALRLVDKRGAAYVNADMTRRKLLRSSPRFLGPLVDVQAKVINQALPDLAEAVRRDTNVGLRHLPGPGSTLYERLTAHPELQHVFYANMGDASRKALAPLLDSYDFSGIRHAVDVGGGDGTNAVHLARRYPHLTVTVFDQESVTRLAADRIDDPDLRRRVRFHAGDIMTEPLPEGADAVLVFHIFEIWSLERNTELLRRCRAALPDGGVCLIYNFVSNDEGTGSMSAGLVSPYFLTLASGEGMAYSAGDMERAALDAGFSHVERYEGLGFSHALVVGRR